One region of Roseicitreum antarcticum genomic DNA includes:
- a CDS encoding glutamate synthase-related protein, giving the protein MSFGAVSEEAKTALARGAEMAGTGICSGEGGMLPEEQAENRRYFYELTSARSGWDLDLVERVQAFHFKGGQGAKTGTGGHLPGDKVQGRIAEVRGLRMPEDFVKALAMGADAEAVGNSAMQAVGCIAARICNTNNCPVGVATQKPERRKRPDVQVGAERLARYFGASVELTQVLARACGHVSLSEFNPRDLTTRKREMADLSGVRFAGVAGRAPGAWQICTDGPDAASPAFPVRCRKESAMLDTVTTSSTVRPEGLPDEMRLLLDAYPRDSWGAHPGFREKTRQWLGAHRMFRHMAERIRLDAERYLDETLSPEAYAARLSGVGGALVGNLHGHHGWEDHSYFPELSAADPRFDAGLEVLEQDHADLDIVLEAFTRSANRAIKLIQLDETQARDEIGRLHGTAETIEAFLARHLTDEEELAVPIILHHRLRG; this is encoded by the coding sequence ATGAGCTTCGGCGCAGTGTCCGAGGAGGCCAAGACGGCGCTTGCACGCGGGGCAGAGATGGCGGGCACGGGCATCTGTTCTGGCGAGGGTGGTATGCTGCCTGAAGAGCAGGCAGAGAACAGACGCTACTTCTACGAACTCACGTCGGCGCGGTCCGGCTGGGATCTGGACCTGGTGGAGCGGGTTCAGGCGTTTCACTTCAAGGGCGGTCAGGGTGCAAAGACCGGAACCGGCGGGCACCTGCCCGGCGACAAGGTGCAGGGCAGGATCGCCGAGGTGCGCGGGCTGCGCATGCCCGAGGATTTCGTCAAGGCGCTGGCCATGGGAGCGGATGCGGAGGCGGTCGGCAATTCTGCGATGCAGGCAGTTGGCTGTATCGCGGCGCGCATTTGCAACACAAACAACTGCCCCGTGGGCGTCGCCACACAGAAGCCGGAGCGGCGAAAGCGCCCAGATGTTCAGGTCGGCGCCGAACGCCTTGCGCGGTATTTCGGGGCGAGCGTCGAGCTGACGCAGGTGCTAGCCCGCGCCTGCGGCCACGTCAGCCTGTCCGAGTTCAACCCGCGCGATCTCACCACCCGGAAGCGCGAGATGGCCGATCTCAGCGGCGTGCGCTTCGCTGGTGTGGCGGGCCGAGCGCCTGGCGCATGGCAGATATGCACCGACGGGCCTGACGCTGCGTCACCGGCGTTCCCAGTTAGGTGCAGAAAGGAGAGTGCCATGCTCGATACAGTGACAACATCCTCGACAGTCCGCCCTGAGGGACTGCCCGATGAAATGCGCCTGCTGCTCGACGCCTACCCCCGCGATAGCTGGGGCGCGCATCCGGGGTTCCGTGAGAAGACCCGCCAGTGGCTGGGGGCGCACCGGATGTTTCGCCACATGGCAGAACGCATCCGGCTCGATGCGGAGCGCTACCTGGACGAAACGCTTTCGCCCGAAGCGTATGCCGCGCGCCTTTCCGGTGTAGGTGGTGCGCTGGTTGGCAACCTCCATGGCCACCACGGTTGGGAGGATCACAGCTACTTCCCAGAACTGTCGGCCGCCGACCCGCGCTTCGACGCGGGGCTAGAGGTGCTGGAACAAGATCATGCCGATCTCGATATCGTGCTGGAGGCCTTCACGCGCTCCGCCAACCGAGCGATCAAGCTGATCCAGTTGGATGAGACGCAGGCCCGGGACGAGATTGGCCGGCTCCACGGCACCGCCGAGACCATCGAGGCGTTCCTCGCGCGGCATCTGACCGATGAGGAAGAGCTTGCCGTGCCAATCATCCTGCACCACCGTCTAAGGGGATAA
- a CDS encoding FkbM family methyltransferase has translation MSDAILAYMLSLQDWNDNLTIGTWLGFLRSVVIYHNPVNSAPIRRLYRNLLKEENLVFDIGAHVGTRARAMRAAGARVIALEPQAPFSTYLRWTLPRDIRLIEAAAGRSESIAQMAVSSRHPTVSSLKTGFVEAASATPGFEKVKWDMIQNVRVTTLDALIAEEGVPRYIKIDVEGFELDVLAGLSHPVEIISVEYLPGLPDLTIAVIDRLMELGQYRFNPVRGEEGDFLWDQWSDAETVKRWLRSLAAHEKSGDLYARLPDPT, from the coding sequence ATGTCAGATGCCATTTTGGCGTATATGTTAAGCTTACAAGACTGGAACGACAATTTGACCATCGGCACATGGCTCGGGTTTTTGCGGTCTGTTGTGATCTATCACAATCCCGTCAATTCCGCCCCAATTCGCAGGCTCTACCGCAATTTATTGAAAGAAGAGAACCTGGTATTTGATATCGGTGCCCATGTCGGCACGCGGGCGCGCGCCATGCGCGCGGCAGGCGCGCGGGTTATCGCGCTCGAACCGCAGGCACCTTTCTCGACTTACCTGCGGTGGACCCTGCCGCGTGACATCAGGCTTATCGAAGCCGCTGCCGGGCGTAGTGAGTCAATCGCACAGATGGCGGTCTCGTCACGCCATCCGACGGTGTCTTCACTGAAGACTGGCTTTGTCGAGGCAGCAAGCGCAACTCCCGGTTTTGAAAAGGTCAAATGGGATATGATCCAGAACGTGCGTGTCACAACCCTGGACGCGCTGATCGCGGAAGAAGGGGTGCCACGCTACATCAAGATCGACGTAGAGGGCTTCGAACTCGACGTTCTGGCAGGCTTGTCCCATCCGGTTGAGATTATCTCGGTCGAATATCTGCCCGGGCTGCCGGATCTAACGATCGCGGTGATCGACCGTCTGATGGAGCTGGGCCAGTATCGGTTCAATCCTGTACGCGGCGAGGAGGGCGATTTCCTGTGGGATCAATGGTCTGACGCCGAGACTGTCAAACGCTGGCTGCGTAGCCTTGCCGCGCATGAAAAGTCTGGTGATCTTTATGCAAGGTTGCCGGACCCGACCTAA
- a CDS encoding 6-pyruvoyl trahydropterin synthase family protein, producing MYAVEVRDHIMIAHSFPSPVFGPAQGVHGATFTVDAAFFAEDIDEHGLVVDIGLAIDALAQVLEPLRYKNLDDESQFKGTFTTTEFLSGHIFRALAEKVRAGELKDAKRVKRLRITLHESHLARGWFEAEI from the coding sequence ATGTACGCTGTCGAAGTCCGTGACCACATCATGATTGCCCATTCATTTCCGTCACCCGTCTTTGGCCCGGCACAAGGCGTCCACGGGGCCACGTTCACCGTGGATGCCGCGTTTTTCGCTGAAGACATCGATGAGCACGGGCTGGTTGTCGATATCGGCCTCGCCATTGACGCTTTGGCGCAGGTACTCGAACCGCTGCGCTACAAGAACCTTGATGATGAAAGCCAGTTCAAGGGCACCTTCACGACAACCGAATTCCTGTCTGGCCATATTTTTCGTGCTCTGGCGGAAAAAGTGCGGGCAGGCGAACTCAAGGACGCAAAACGTGTAAAGCGTCTGCGGATCACATTGCACGAAAGTCATCTTGCGCGCGGCTGGTTTGAGGCAGAGATCTGA
- a CDS encoding glutathione S-transferase C-terminal domain-containing protein: MAMIKAGDNASVQEDQSDAAARRARGEFVRGVSGFRQVIGDPDFPAEPGRYHLFVALNCPWCHRVTLGRGILGLRDSITMDVAFPNRTGEDDRAGPDLWEFNPNRVATLTGARLPECTAETGTGQGYRLAKEVYRADGSEEQSLPILYDKQAGRIVNNESAEILRMMNASAGALGSTVSDGDRCDLYPAATDLRSEIDGLNELIYTAINNGAYKAGFSSDQSVYQTAFEGYFEALDQLEQRLSDGRPFLTGETFTEADLRLFPTLYRHDPVYYVRMKLNGARILDYPHLWHWLCRVYAMPGTAGSGSLIHCRQGYFGRSWNGVVPLGPLKPMRYPEAYAHPELSD; encoded by the coding sequence ATGGCGATGATCAAAGCAGGTGACAATGCCTCAGTCCAGGAAGACCAGAGTGACGCCGCCGCCCGCCGCGCACGGGGTGAGTTCGTGCGCGGTGTCAGTGGCTTCCGCCAGGTCATCGGCGATCCCGATTTTCCGGCGGAACCTGGTCGCTATCATCTGTTCGTCGCGCTGAACTGCCCTTGGTGTCACCGTGTCACGCTGGGCCGCGGCATTCTAGGTCTGCGCGACAGCATCACGATGGACGTGGCGTTTCCCAATCGCACCGGCGAGGATGATCGTGCGGGGCCAGACCTGTGGGAATTCAATCCCAACCGTGTGGCGACCCTGACCGGCGCGCGGCTGCCCGAATGCACCGCCGAGACTGGTACGGGCCAAGGATACCGTCTGGCCAAGGAGGTCTACCGAGCCGATGGGTCTGAGGAACAATCCCTACCAATCCTCTACGACAAGCAGGCAGGCCGCATCGTCAACAACGAGAGTGCCGAGATCCTGCGCATGATGAATGCAAGCGCCGGGGCGCTTGGCAGCACGGTGTCGGACGGTGATCGATGCGATCTCTATCCCGCAGCCACAGACTTGCGCTCAGAGATCGACGGACTGAACGAACTTATCTACACGGCCATCAACAACGGCGCCTACAAGGCCGGGTTCTCTTCGGATCAATCCGTTTATCAGACGGCCTTCGAGGGCTATTTCGAGGCGCTGGATCAGCTGGAACAACGCCTCTCCGACGGCCGCCCGTTCCTGACCGGTGAGACATTCACCGAGGCTGACCTGCGCCTGTTCCCGACGCTCTACCGGCACGATCCCGTATACTATGTCCGGATGAAGCTGAACGGCGCGCGCATTCTGGATTATCCGCATCTCTGGCACTGGCTGTGCCGGGTTTACGCGATGCCCGGCACAGCCGGCAGCGGGTCGCTGATCCACTGCCGGCAAGGGTATTTCGGCAGATCGTGGAACGGCGTCGTTCCTTTGGGGCCGCTGAAGCCGATGCGCTACCCTGAAGCCTACGCGCATCCCGAGCTCAGCGATTAG
- the ribA gene encoding GTP cyclohydrolase II, whose protein sequence is MNQLKPAFGLDSPLVSAIAPRSIELVMRARGDVRLGVPVILSHQGKCVLMIAAETLTLDRFNALAADQQPVQLLLTRHRVAALDVNLGPNDSLASKVVAISVPQGAGLDWVMSMADPAYPRATGHTADCAQPSDLMHDAAIALAKSAQLLPAALTVPIADARSFAQANALCMIDAADVLAELSAERLQAPVSSAVLPMAVHEAGRVHVFRPNDGGVEHYAIEIGNPDLSKPVLTRLHSACFTGDVMGSLKCDCGAQLQATCATMAAERGGLLLYLSQEGRGIGMANKMRAYALQDQGLDTVEANNHLGFNDDERDFRNGAAILKQLGISTVRLLTNNPAKMAILKAQGIAVTERVPLQVGKTAQNTRYLATKAAKSGHLLT, encoded by the coding sequence ATGAATCAACTGAAGCCTGCTTTTGGTCTCGACAGCCCGCTGGTGTCAGCGATTGCGCCGCGCAGCATTGAACTTGTGATGCGTGCCAGGGGCGACGTGCGCCTCGGCGTGCCGGTCATCTTATCGCATCAGGGCAAATGCGTCTTGATGATTGCGGCAGAAACGCTGACCCTTGATCGATTCAACGCGCTGGCCGCAGACCAGCAGCCGGTGCAATTGCTGCTGACGCGCCACCGTGTCGCGGCGCTGGATGTCAATCTAGGCCCAAATGACTCGCTGGCGTCCAAGGTTGTAGCAATCTCAGTGCCACAAGGCGCGGGTTTGGACTGGGTGATGTCAATGGCAGATCCGGCCTATCCGCGCGCCACGGGGCACACAGCTGATTGTGCTCAGCCCAGTGATTTGATGCATGATGCGGCCATTGCATTGGCCAAGTCAGCGCAACTGCTTCCGGCAGCACTGACTGTCCCGATTGCCGATGCGCGCAGCTTTGCTCAGGCCAACGCACTTTGCATGATCGACGCAGCCGACGTGTTGGCGGAACTGTCCGCCGAACGGCTCCAAGCGCCGGTTTCTTCGGCGGTCCTGCCGATGGCTGTACATGAGGCGGGGCGCGTGCATGTGTTTCGCCCCAACGACGGCGGTGTCGAACACTACGCCATCGAGATCGGCAACCCTGATCTGTCAAAGCCTGTTCTGACGCGGTTGCATTCAGCCTGCTTTACCGGTGATGTCATGGGCAGCCTGAAATGCGACTGCGGCGCGCAGTTGCAGGCGACCTGTGCAACGATGGCCGCAGAACGGGGTGGCCTGCTACTCTACCTCAGTCAGGAAGGCCGCGGCATCGGCATGGCCAACAAGATGAGGGCCTACGCACTGCAAGATCAGGGGTTGGACACTGTGGAGGCCAACAACCACCTTGGTTTCAACGATGACGAGCGTGATTTCCGCAATGGCGCGGCTATTTTGAAGCAACTTGGCATTTCTACCGTCCGGTTGCTGACCAATAATCCAGCTAAAATGGCGATCCTGAAGGCGCAAGGCATTGCCGTCACCGAACGAGTGCCATTGCAGGTCGGCAAGACAGCCCAGAACACCCGGTACCTTGCGACCAAAGCGGCAAAGTCGGGACACTTGTTGACATGA
- a CDS encoding RibD family protein: MQNVDVTDRVWEHLLAIRSGKACACCGGTWSAGERGALDLYAPLARRDLGPVVVAQIGQSLDGRVATVSGDASDVSGPDGHAHLHRMRALVDGVVIGIGTALHDNPRLTVRLCAGPSPARIVIDSKARLPDDAPVLRADGTRSIIVQGVDRPRPKHVEVLRLPLIDGKFKPETVLQVLRKAGLKSLLIEGGGITIAHFLDADELCRLQVAVSPLLIGSGPIALTRSIQQAKLADCLRPDTRVFGLGSDVVFDCGLTPAAHAATVPQHPARIGVS, from the coding sequence ATGCAGAACGTAGACGTAACCGACCGTGTCTGGGAACATCTGCTTGCCATTCGTTCGGGCAAGGCATGCGCGTGTTGTGGTGGTACTTGGTCGGCGGGCGAGCGGGGCGCGCTGGATCTGTACGCTCCTTTGGCAAGGCGCGACCTAGGGCCTGTTGTCGTCGCCCAGATCGGGCAGTCGCTCGATGGTCGTGTCGCAACTGTGTCGGGTGACGCGAGCGATGTGTCCGGCCCGGATGGACATGCGCATCTGCACCGGATGCGAGCCTTGGTCGACGGTGTCGTCATCGGAATTGGCACGGCGTTGCATGACAATCCGCGGCTGACGGTACGGTTGTGCGCAGGTCCAAGCCCTGCGCGAATTGTTATCGATTCCAAAGCGCGTTTGCCCGACGACGCGCCCGTTCTTCGTGCTGACGGTACGCGCAGCATCATCGTTCAGGGCGTCGACCGGCCGCGCCCCAAGCATGTCGAGGTGCTGCGGCTACCGCTGATTGATGGCAAGTTCAAACCGGAAACGGTATTGCAAGTGCTCCGCAAGGCTGGACTGAAAAGCCTGCTCATCGAAGGTGGTGGGATCACGATTGCTCATTTTCTTGATGCAGATGAACTGTGCCGGTTGCAGGTCGCAGTTTCCCCTTTGCTCATCGGTAGTGGACCAATCGCGCTCACGCGCAGTATTCAGCAAGCAAAGCTGGCCGATTGCCTGCGGCCAGACACGCGGGTGTTCGGGCTCGGCTCGGATGTTGTTTTCGATTGTGGGCTGACGCCCGCCGCCCACGCGGCAACCGTACCGCAGCACCCCGCGCGCATCGGCGTGTCATAG
- a CDS encoding FG-GAP repeat domain-containing protein: MPSETSASDLIAQPRQELRAMPAAGEEIRECIRVLRKVNLNLIGKVLKGQGQFVRLTHFPQGDAYSRETPSKYYCFARREDEHRPFHLFLRAKGMTLGYAPVLDATGRDWPAVDHVWPSWPTNRWLTTMVRLLRPQIATLVRARDEALAARRAGHQDRDCEVLSETPIDVDAQIEAVPRLQRMSWMIRAFTAAFVVICGLAGSAIADPVAPISARYAQPTDRYAHNVLGDLRGFGALEVTIAGGTTLRLVLPEARVFEDIAPRLWDIDGDEIPEIVAVESDQSLGARLTAWAVLRETDGTHGMVLRAAGDFIGTRFRWLAPAGIADFTGDGRPEIAYVEMPHLARRLVLVGLRGDRFEPLARIGGVSNHRIGEGFITGGLRNCGTGPELLLPSADWSQIARVTFDNNRLVAADLGPFTSALALEAMMGC; the protein is encoded by the coding sequence ATGCCCAGTGAAACTTCTGCCTCTGACCTGATAGCGCAGCCGCGACAGGAGTTGCGGGCGATGCCAGCCGCAGGCGAGGAGATCCGCGAATGCATCCGTGTCCTGCGCAAGGTCAATCTGAACCTGATCGGAAAGGTGTTGAAAGGTCAGGGTCAATTCGTCCGGCTGACACATTTCCCGCAAGGCGATGCCTATAGCCGTGAAACGCCTTCCAAATACTATTGCTTTGCCCGTCGCGAAGATGAGCACCGACCTTTTCATCTGTTCCTGCGGGCCAAGGGCATGACACTGGGATATGCCCCGGTGCTTGATGCGACGGGGCGCGACTGGCCCGCGGTCGATCACGTCTGGCCCAGTTGGCCGACCAACCGCTGGCTGACGACCATGGTGCGCCTGCTCCGCCCACAGATCGCGACACTTGTACGGGCGCGCGACGAAGCGCTTGCGGCCCGGCGCGCGGGCCATCAGGATCGCGATTGTGAGGTACTCAGCGAAACGCCCATTGATGTAGATGCGCAGATTGAGGCCGTCCCGCGCCTGCAGCGCATGAGCTGGATGATCCGGGCCTTCACAGCCGCGTTTGTCGTTATATGCGGCCTCGCAGGATCCGCGATTGCAGACCCTGTCGCACCGATCTCGGCCCGTTACGCCCAGCCCACCGACCGCTATGCGCACAACGTGCTGGGCGACCTGCGCGGGTTCGGTGCGCTTGAGGTGACAATCGCGGGCGGAACCACCCTGAGGCTCGTTCTGCCAGAAGCCCGCGTGTTCGAGGATATCGCCCCACGCCTGTGGGATATCGACGGCGACGAAATACCCGAGATTGTTGCCGTGGAAAGTGACCAAAGCCTGGGCGCGCGCCTGACGGCATGGGCGGTTTTGCGGGAAACCGACGGGACGCATGGTATGGTCCTTCGGGCGGCGGGTGACTTCATCGGCACCCGCTTTCGCTGGCTTGCCCCTGCCGGGATTGCCGATTTCACCGGCGATGGCAGGCCCGAAATCGCGTATGTGGAAATGCCCCACCTGGCCCGGCGTCTGGTGCTTGTCGGACTGCGGGGTGATCGGTTCGAGCCGCTGGCGCGGATTGGCGGGGTCAGCAACCACCGCATCGGCGAGGGTTTCATCACAGGCGGTCTGCGCAATTGCGGCACAGGGCCTGAGCTTTTGCTACCATCGGCAGATTGGAGCCAGATCGCCCGTGTGACGTTTGACAACAATCGTCTGGTTGCCGCTGATCTGGGGCCATTCACCAGCGCCCTTGCACTGGAAGCGATGATGGGTTGCTAA
- a CDS encoding class I SAM-dependent methyltransferase codes for MIVDLGSGTGSTLRAFAPLLGGAAAWRLVDSDPALLAQAALSAGPDVTMHPLDLRTLYDLPLSGANLVTASALLDLCSGDWLTRLAARLKEQSVAFYAALNYDGVMTWSQPDRDDAAVTAAFNRHQRSDKGFGPALGPDSARVAAAAFAEAGFRVTEADSPWILGPEEAPLQSQLIDGIASAAAGAGEANARAWAARRRDLVRDGQCYIGHRDLLALPPGY; via the coding sequence ATGATCGTTGATCTGGGTTCCGGGACGGGGTCCACGTTAAGGGCTTTTGCGCCTTTGTTGGGTGGCGCCGCCGCATGGAGGCTCGTCGACAGTGATCCTGCCCTTTTGGCGCAGGCCGCTTTGAGCGCTGGTCCAGATGTCACGATGCATCCGCTTGACCTCAGGACGCTTTATGACCTGCCGCTGTCGGGGGCGAACCTTGTCACAGCATCCGCTTTGCTTGATTTGTGTTCGGGAGACTGGTTGACCCGGCTGGCTGCCCGACTGAAAGAGCAGTCAGTCGCGTTTTACGCTGCCTTGAACTACGATGGGGTGATGACATGGTCGCAACCTGACCGCGATGATGCGGCGGTAACGGCGGCCTTCAACCGCCATCAGCGCAGCGACAAAGGGTTCGGTCCCGCGCTTGGCCCCGATAGCGCCCGTGTCGCAGCTGCCGCATTTGCCGAGGCGGGATTCCGCGTGACAGAAGCTGACAGCCCATGGATCCTCGGCCCAGAAGAAGCGCCGCTGCAAAGCCAATTAATCGACGGTATCGCGAGTGCCGCAGCAGGAGCCGGTGAAGCGAATGCCCGGGCATGGGCCGCTCGTCGACGAGATCTTGTCAGAGACGGCCAGTGTTACATCGGACATCGAGACTTGCTGGCTTTACCCCCCGGCTACTAG
- a CDS encoding zinc-dependent alcohol dehydrogenase: MALWSVAAGQVEIRPAAAGTGVPVKTVFSAISRGTERLVAAGEVPASEHDRMRGPGMEGTFPFPVKYGYCNVGEVQAGPLAGRHVFSLFPHQTHFCLPQENLNVLPSHLPLERAVLAANMETALNILWDSGAGAGDRIAVIGAGVVGSLVGYLAAQLPGAVVVLIDINPAREVLAKTLGVDFASTDDAPHDCDVVIHASANPDGLALGLSIAGEGATVIEASWYGDKIVPVPLGGAFHSRRLRLIASQVGHLPPTRLPRWSYARRMATALDLLADDRLDLLISGETPFADLPHRYADILAAPDTLCHRIRY, encoded by the coding sequence ATGGCTCTATGGAGTGTCGCGGCAGGACAGGTTGAAATCCGACCTGCGGCTGCTGGAACTGGTGTGCCGGTAAAAACAGTGTTTTCCGCAATCAGCCGCGGCACTGAACGGCTGGTCGCCGCGGGCGAAGTGCCTGCATCCGAACATGACAGGATGCGTGGACCCGGCATGGAAGGTACCTTCCCTTTCCCCGTCAAATACGGTTACTGCAACGTGGGCGAGGTTCAGGCCGGGCCGCTGGCTGGACGCCATGTCTTTAGTCTGTTTCCACATCAGACGCATTTCTGCCTGCCGCAAGAGAACCTGAACGTCCTTCCAAGCCATTTGCCTTTAGAACGGGCGGTGCTGGCAGCGAACATGGAAACCGCCCTGAACATCCTATGGGACAGTGGGGCCGGTGCGGGCGACCGGATCGCGGTGATCGGCGCCGGTGTTGTAGGGTCACTTGTCGGATATCTTGCCGCACAACTTCCGGGTGCGGTTGTGGTGCTGATCGATATCAACCCAGCACGCGAGGTGCTTGCCAAGACGCTGGGCGTCGATTTTGCGTCAACGGATGACGCGCCACATGATTGTGACGTCGTGATCCATGCAAGCGCAAATCCAGATGGCCTTGCGCTTGGCCTGTCAATCGCTGGTGAGGGTGCCACCGTCATCGAGGCAAGCTGGTATGGCGACAAAATTGTGCCTGTCCCCTTGGGAGGGGCATTCCACAGCCGGCGCTTGCGCCTGATTGCATCGCAGGTGGGCCATCTGCCGCCCACGCGCCTGCCGCGTTGGTCTTATGCAAGACGCATGGCAACTGCGCTGGATCTGCTGGCTGATGACCGGCTTGACCTCTTGATATCGGGCGAGACGCCGTTCGCGGATCTGCCCCACCGATATGCCGATATCCTCGCGGCACCTGACACGTTATGTCACCGGATCCGGTACTGA
- a CDS encoding YaeQ family protein yields MAQKSTIYKVELSVSDMDRHYYETHKLTVAKHPSETDERLMVRILAFALNAHEHLEMTKGLSTDDEPDIWQKSLSGELELWVALGLPSDKVVRQSCGKADKVIIYSYGGRTADMWWEKIKKSCTRFDNLQVVSFSEHDTRALGELASRAMRLQVNIQDGDVMVSVDENIVYITPVGWKNADH; encoded by the coding sequence ATGGCGCAAAAATCTACCATCTATAAAGTTGAACTTTCCGTCTCTGACATGGATCGTCACTATTATGAGACCCATAAACTGACAGTTGCCAAACATCCCTCGGAGACGGATGAACGGCTGATGGTGCGCATTCTTGCTTTTGCGCTGAATGCTCATGAACATTTGGAGATGACGAAAGGCCTGTCAACGGATGACGAACCAGACATTTGGCAAAAAAGCCTGAGCGGCGAACTCGAGTTGTGGGTCGCGTTGGGGCTCCCCAGCGATAAGGTGGTGCGTCAATCGTGTGGTAAAGCTGACAAGGTGATCATCTATTCCTACGGCGGCAGGACGGCCGATATGTGGTGGGAGAAGATCAAAAAAAGTTGCACCCGGTTTGACAACCTTCAGGTTGTGAGTTTTTCTGAACATGACACTAGAGCATTGGGGGAACTTGCAAGCCGCGCAATGAGGCTACAGGTCAATATTCAGGACGGCGACGTCATGGTCAGTGTTGATGAGAACATAGTTTACATCACTCCGGTCGGATGGAAAAATGCTGACCATTGA
- a CDS encoding ABC transporter substrate-binding protein, with the protein MKRTAMLAASTMLVAASMTIAAQAETFRWASTTDPQTMDPHAANVAPVTSFLNNIYEGLVRRNADMAIEPSLATSWEPLTDEPGWRFHLREGVRFHGGEDFTADDVLFSYERAIAEQSDVRSWFAPVTDVRVVDDFTVDFVTAAPNPLFPDSIANFLILDRGWAEANGAEVPARDEEKYTTRNTNGSGPFILTARETGVEIRLIPNPDWWDTATHNLTEAVFNPIENAATGLAALLSGEIDMLSQVAVRDVARLRETEGIRTFEGLETRVIMLGFNHTADALWSGAAGTDGNPFADPLVRRAAAHAIDVLAINQVLMSGMAEPASQLLPEGLSGWSAAHADRPAHEPDTARALMAEAGQADGFSFGLRCTNDRYLNDEALCQAVTGMLQQVGLNAQPETMPVRNYWGELREGNFDMFLLGWSPGTFDAEHPIRFLAATPDGSVGTWNFGGFSDARVDELLPMIQQELDPQTRNAMLDEVAGILQDRVAYIPLYTEPLVWAARDGIDLVQRPDNFFMLRWVNVAQ; encoded by the coding sequence ATGAAAAGAACCGCCATGCTTGCCGCCTCGACCATGCTCGTCGCCGCATCTATGACCATCGCCGCACAGGCGGAAACCTTCCGTTGGGCCAGCACTACAGATCCGCAGACAATGGACCCGCATGCAGCAAATGTCGCGCCGGTCACCTCGTTTCTGAACAACATCTACGAAGGGTTGGTTCGCCGAAACGCGGACATGGCGATAGAGCCGTCGCTGGCCACCTCATGGGAGCCACTGACGGACGAGCCCGGCTGGCGCTTTCACCTGCGCGAGGGTGTGCGCTTCCATGGCGGCGAAGACTTTACCGCCGATGACGTGCTGTTCTCCTATGAGCGGGCAATTGCAGAGCAATCCGATGTCCGCTCATGGTTCGCCCCGGTCACCGATGTGCGGGTGGTGGACGACTTCACAGTGGATTTTGTCACCGCCGCACCGAACCCGTTGTTTCCCGACAGCATCGCCAACTTCTTGATCCTGGATCGCGGCTGGGCCGAGGCCAATGGCGCCGAAGTGCCCGCCCGCGATGAAGAAAAGTACACCACCCGCAACACCAATGGCAGCGGACCTTTCATCCTGACCGCGCGCGAAACTGGCGTGGAAATCCGGCTGATACCGAACCCGGACTGGTGGGACACAGCCACCCACAACCTGACCGAGGCCGTCTTCAACCCAATCGAAAACGCGGCCACTGGTCTTGCCGCGCTTCTATCCGGTGAAATCGATATGCTGTCTCAGGTTGCAGTGCGCGATGTCGCCCGGCTGCGTGAGACCGAAGGCATCCGCACCTTCGAGGGGCTGGAAACCCGCGTCATCATGCTGGGCTTCAACCACACCGCCGATGCGCTTTGGTCGGGTGCGGCCGGTACCGACGGCAACCCCTTTGCAGATCCATTGGTGCGCCGTGCGGCCGCCCATGCCATCGACGTACTGGCAATCAATCAGGTGCTGATGTCAGGCATGGCCGAACCGGCCAGTCAGCTTCTGCCCGAGGGGCTGTCAGGCTGGTCGGCGGCCCACGCTGACCGCCCCGCCCACGAGCCTGATACCGCCCGCGCGCTTATGGCCGAAGCGGGCCAAGCGGATGGTTTCAGCTTCGGGCTGCGCTGCACTAATGATCGCTATCTGAATGACGAAGCCCTCTGTCAGGCCGTGACCGGCATGTTGCAGCAGGTCGGTCTGAACGCGCAGCCGGAAACCATGCCGGTGCGCAACTATTGGGGCGAGCTGCGCGAGGGCAATTTTGACATGTTCCTGCTAGGATGGTCGCCGGGTACCTTTGATGCTGAACACCCGATCCGCTTTCTGGCAGCCACGCCAGATGGGTCAGTGGGTACATGGAATTTCGGTGGCTTCTCTGATGCCCGCGTCGACGAACTGCTGCCCATGATCCAGCAAGAACTGGATCCGCAAACCCGCAACGCCATGCTCGACGAAGTTGCCGGCATCTTGCAGGATCGCGTCGCCTATATTCCACTTTACACTGAACCGCTGGTTTGGGCCGCACGTGACGGGATTGACCTGGTGCAGCGCCCGGACAACTTCTTCATGCTGCGTTGGGTCAACGTGGCGCAATAA